In Tsuneonella amylolytica, one genomic interval encodes:
- a CDS encoding Lrp/AsnC family transcriptional regulator, whose product MREWDAYDRKLLALLQEDALATAEDLARDVALSPSAIARRIRRMREDGTIVADRAVVSERIGPFLSAMVDIQLDRHALAPVGQLLSRLEARPEVQVVLEVAGPFDLLLLVVVPDMDAFNAFADSALADDPAVRRYETRFVKKRRKFTTAWPLDLAK is encoded by the coding sequence ATGCGCGAATGGGACGCCTATGATCGCAAGCTCCTGGCCCTGTTGCAGGAGGATGCGCTGGCGACCGCGGAAGATCTCGCCCGGGATGTAGCGCTGTCGCCATCGGCGATCGCGCGACGCATAAGGCGGATGCGCGAGGACGGCACGATCGTTGCCGACCGCGCGGTGGTGAGCGAGCGGATCGGCCCGTTCCTGTCGGCGATGGTCGACATCCAGCTCGATCGTCACGCGCTCGCGCCGGTCGGGCAGCTCCTTAGCCGGCTGGAGGCGCGGCCGGAGGTTCAGGTCGTCCTCGAAGTCGCCGGCCCGTTCGACCTGCTGCTGCTGGTGGTCGTGCCCGACATGGACGCGTTCAACGCCTTTGCCGATTCCGCGCTGGCGGACGATCCGGCGGTGCGACGGTACGAGACGCGCTTCGTGAAGAAGCGGCGCAAGTTCACCACCGCGTGGCCTCTGGACTTGGCGAAGTGA
- a CDS encoding Crp/Fnr family transcriptional regulator — protein sequence MSRIRQSAAKRSSSATMLFRALSPEIREDLASHLPIRSFADGQIIQLRGDVADGIWLIEEGSVSLGQFAGDGDFRGLALLGPGDSYGELAVLGGRPKVVDAVARGEVRLKAIPRHAYEAALASDPAVVRMVLGAIARQFQETLNLLAGFRRGSTASRMAALLANLSGGTPGLVAITQQELGDLLGVSRASALSALAELEREGLARRGYGKLEIVDPAGLRALSIAGRASG from the coding sequence ATGTCCAGAATTAGACAATCTGCGGCGAAGCGCTCGTCCAGCGCGACGATGCTGTTCCGCGCGCTTTCCCCCGAAATACGGGAGGACCTCGCAAGCCACCTGCCGATACGCTCCTTCGCCGATGGCCAGATCATCCAGTTGCGGGGCGATGTGGCCGATGGGATCTGGCTGATCGAGGAAGGGTCGGTGTCGCTCGGCCAGTTCGCCGGCGACGGCGACTTTCGCGGCCTTGCCTTGCTCGGGCCGGGCGATTCGTATGGAGAGCTCGCGGTCCTTGGTGGACGCCCGAAGGTTGTCGATGCGGTCGCGCGCGGCGAGGTGCGCCTGAAGGCGATCCCCCGCCATGCCTACGAGGCTGCGCTGGCGAGCGATCCCGCCGTGGTGCGCATGGTCCTGGGGGCGATAGCGCGGCAGTTCCAGGAAACGCTGAACCTGCTCGCCGGATTTCGCCGCGGATCGACTGCTTCGCGCATGGCCGCATTGCTCGCCAACCTGTCCGGCGGCACACCCGGCCTCGTCGCGATCACGCAGCAGGAACTAGGGGACCTTTTGGGCGTGAGCCGGGCAAGCGCGCTTTCCGCCCTGGCCGAGTTGGAGCGGGAAGGACTTGCGCGCCGCGGCTACGGTAAGCTCGAGATCGTCGATCCCGCCGGCTTGCGCGCGCTGTCGATCGCGGGCCGCGCGTCGGGGTAG
- a CDS encoding DUF3482 domain-containing protein produces the protein MTLEAPAATGTTVNLSLVSHTNVGKTTLTRTLLGRDVGEVRDAAHVTDLSTGYVLVQAGEDTLMLWDTPGFGDTARLLSRLRQSGNPIGWFLTQVWDRWRERPLWSSQQAVKNVREEADVILYLVNAAEDPAAAGYVGLEMEVLGWIGKPVVVLLNQMGPPRGDVSNEIARWSDIGTSGQVRAVLPLDAFARVWVQEGALLDAVAPLLPPEKQPAMAGLRARWEELNRTRFDQSMAVLARYLAAAAKDRETVDEPGWQGKVAAAVTGTSRGDRAARKSMQALGGRLAEATATSTDELIRLHNLSGKAARTVLERVSDDYAHAEKTPEGAAAVLGGMASGAVGGLAADLAAGGLTLGGGMIVGAVLGALGATGIAKGINLARGEDGSSVRWSEDFMERLAATALLRYLAVAHYGRGRGEWSEGEHPPHWPPVVEAEIARHKSALTAARKARDGEAAELYTTVMRDSGTAVLAALYPDARPAIDSARKPAGSTISSLP, from the coding sequence ATGACCCTCGAAGCGCCCGCCGCCACCGGCACCACCGTCAACTTGAGCCTGGTGAGCCACACCAACGTCGGCAAGACCACGCTCACCCGCACGCTGCTCGGACGCGACGTCGGCGAAGTGCGCGACGCGGCGCACGTCACCGACCTTTCCACCGGCTACGTCCTCGTCCAGGCGGGGGAGGACACGCTGATGCTGTGGGACACCCCCGGCTTCGGCGACACCGCGCGGCTGCTGTCGCGCCTACGGCAGAGCGGCAATCCCATCGGCTGGTTCCTGACCCAGGTCTGGGACCGCTGGCGCGAGCGGCCGCTGTGGTCGAGCCAGCAGGCGGTCAAGAACGTGCGCGAGGAAGCCGACGTCATCCTCTACCTCGTCAACGCGGCGGAAGATCCGGCGGCGGCGGGCTACGTCGGGCTGGAAATGGAGGTGCTCGGCTGGATCGGCAAGCCGGTGGTCGTCCTCCTCAACCAGATGGGTCCCCCGCGCGGCGACGTGTCGAACGAGATCGCGCGGTGGTCGGACATCGGAACATCGGGACAGGTCCGCGCGGTCCTGCCGCTCGATGCCTTCGCTCGGGTTTGGGTGCAGGAAGGCGCGCTGCTCGATGCCGTCGCGCCGCTGCTGCCGCCCGAAAAACAGCCCGCGATGGCGGGCCTGCGGGCGCGGTGGGAAGAACTCAATCGCACGCGTTTCGACCAGTCGATGGCGGTGCTCGCCCGGTATCTCGCCGCCGCGGCGAAGGACCGCGAGACGGTCGACGAACCCGGCTGGCAGGGCAAGGTCGCCGCCGCAGTCACCGGCACGTCTCGCGGGGATCGCGCGGCGCGCAAGTCGATGCAGGCTTTGGGCGGCCGGCTGGCGGAAGCGACCGCAACCTCCACCGACGAACTCATCCGGCTCCACAACCTGTCGGGCAAGGCGGCCAGGACCGTGCTCGAACGGGTGAGCGACGACTACGCCCACGCCGAAAAGACGCCGGAAGGTGCCGCCGCCGTGCTGGGCGGAATGGCCTCGGGCGCGGTGGGCGGCCTTGCCGCCGACCTCGCGGCGGGCGGGCTGACGCTGGGCGGCGGGATGATCGTGGGCGCGGTGCTCGGCGCACTGGGCGCGACCGGCATCGCCAAGGGCATCAACCTCGCGCGCGGGGAAGACGGATCGAGCGTGCGCTGGTCGGAGGATTTCATGGAACGCCTCGCCGCGACCGCGCTGCTGCGCTACCTCGCCGTCGCGCACTACGGCCGCGGGCGGGGCGAATGGAGCGAAGGCGAACACCCGCCGCACTGGCCCCCGGTGGTCGAGGCCGAGATCGCCCGGCACAAGTCCGCGCTAACCGCCGCGCGCAAGGCAAGGGACGGCGAGGCGGCGGAGCTCTACACGACCGTTATGCGGGACAGCGGAACGGCGGTCCTCGCCGCGCTCTACCCCGACGCGCGGCCCGCGATCGACAGCGCGCGCAAGCCGGCGGGATCGACGATCTCGAGCTTACCGTAG
- a CDS encoding DUF2868 domain-containing protein produces the protein MTEDEARQVELVRAIELEDRDGLLFTREDRDQADARARVAVGGGTGRRADARFVAARADFATTRIATRHPGIAGLLEKGRWTRWLAILLPLVALAAGLLANEFGTAKRLDLLAVPLLGTIAWNLLVYLWLAGTALTGRGHVSAVPLADLAGRANHAGRREFEAGTPIDRAALAFRRRWAALTAPLASARTARTLHLGAALFAAGLIAGIYGRALVTEYRAGWESTFLSAPAVHALLSTVLGPASALTGVAIPGVPGIEAMRWTGPQAGALGGGVNAGPWIHLYTVTMAALVIVPRLALTAWQGARALRLARTLPVAGRDNFYVRRLLRASGGRAGAVRVTPYAAKPGEETRRRLASALRAALGDSAEVRFDEDVAYGAEDGWLAAHPPAPDDDYHVLLFTLAATPEAENHGALARQIADALRRDHPGTVLAAIIDESGYRAHFAGQAGLEERVAQRLAAWRAVLGEAGVTPLGIDLSDSPDGDLAQKIERGLLPDAEMRR, from the coding sequence ATGACCGAAGACGAAGCGAGACAGGTGGAACTCGTCCGGGCGATCGAACTCGAGGACCGCGACGGTCTGCTGTTCACCCGCGAGGACCGCGATCAGGCCGATGCCCGCGCCCGCGTGGCCGTCGGCGGAGGGACCGGTCGCCGCGCCGATGCGCGCTTCGTCGCCGCGCGGGCCGACTTCGCCACCACCCGCATCGCGACCCGCCATCCGGGCATCGCGGGCCTGCTCGAGAAAGGGCGCTGGACGCGATGGCTCGCGATCCTGTTGCCACTCGTCGCGCTTGCCGCCGGATTGCTCGCGAACGAGTTCGGCACCGCCAAGCGGCTCGACCTGCTGGCCGTCCCGTTGCTCGGCACGATCGCGTGGAACCTCCTCGTCTATCTCTGGCTGGCTGGTACTGCGCTGACCGGGCGCGGGCATGTTTCGGCCGTGCCGCTGGCCGATCTGGCGGGCCGCGCGAATCACGCCGGCCGGCGGGAGTTCGAGGCCGGTACGCCGATCGACCGCGCCGCGCTCGCGTTCCGCCGCCGCTGGGCCGCGCTCACCGCGCCGCTCGCCTCGGCCCGCACCGCGCGCACGCTCCACCTCGGCGCGGCGCTGTTCGCCGCCGGGCTCATCGCCGGCATCTACGGCCGCGCGCTGGTGACCGAATACCGCGCGGGCTGGGAGAGCACGTTCCTCTCCGCCCCCGCCGTCCACGCGCTGCTGTCCACGGTGCTCGGCCCGGCGAGCGCGCTGACCGGGGTCGCCATCCCCGGCGTGCCCGGTATCGAGGCGATGCGCTGGACCGGACCGCAGGCGGGCGCCCTCGGTGGAGGCGTCAATGCGGGGCCGTGGATCCACCTCTACACGGTGACGATGGCGGCGCTCGTGATCGTACCGCGCCTGGCGCTCACGGCATGGCAGGGGGCCCGCGCGCTGCGGCTGGCGCGCACACTGCCCGTGGCGGGGCGCGACAATTTCTACGTCCGCCGGCTGCTGCGCGCCAGCGGCGGCCGGGCCGGAGCCGTGCGCGTGACCCCCTATGCCGCGAAGCCCGGCGAGGAGACCCGCCGCCGTCTCGCCTCGGCCCTGCGCGCCGCGCTCGGCGACAGCGCCGAGGTGCGCTTCGACGAGGACGTTGCCTACGGCGCCGAGGACGGCTGGCTCGCCGCCCATCCCCCCGCCCCGGACGACGACTACCACGTCCTGCTGTTCACCCTCGCCGCGACGCCCGAGGCGGAGAACCACGGCGCGCTCGCCCGCCAGATCGCCGATGCCCTGCGCCGCGATCATCCCGGCACCGTGCTCGCCGCGATCATCGACGAAAGCGGCTACCGCGCGCATTTCGCGGGCCAGGCGGGGCTGGAGGAACGGGTCGCCCAGCGCCTCGCCGCATGGCGCGCGGTGCTGGGCGAAGCCGGGGTGACGCCGCTGGGCATCGACCTGTCGGACAGCCCTGACGGCGACCTCGCCCAGAAGATCGAGCGCGGGCTGCTGCCCGACGCGGAGATGCGCCGATGA
- a CDS encoding YgaP family membrane protein, producing MRQGQIAAGVMILAGVLLGFTVGPAWFGLSAFVGAGLTFAGVSGWCGMAHLLALMPWNRRAAAPAPASA from the coding sequence ATGCGCCAGGGCCAGATCGCCGCGGGAGTGATGATCCTCGCCGGGGTGCTCCTCGGTTTCACCGTCGGGCCCGCGTGGTTCGGCCTCAGCGCCTTCGTCGGCGCAGGCCTGACCTTCGCCGGAGTGAGCGGATGGTGCGGAATGGCGCATCTCCTCGCGCTAATGCCGTGGAACCGCCGCGCCGCCGCCCCCGCCCCCGCATCCGCCTGA
- a CDS encoding sulfite exporter TauE/SafE family protein — protein MEPVTVLLALASGTLIGFVLGLVGGGGSILAVPLLVYVVGVASPHAAIGTAAVAVALNAAAGLADHARAGTVKWNWAIVFAAAGVLGAALGAEAGKAIDGAALLAAFGGLMVVVGALMLRGRKGGGDPDVHLDRSTARHLLPRLAAAGLAVGLLAGFFGIGGGFLIVPGLIAATAMPIGMAVGTSLVVVTALGATTAGSYALSGYVDWGLVAWLVAGGIAGSVLGRLAGKRLAARKNLLERGFAAVVIAVGAFVVATSL, from the coding sequence ATGGAGCCCGTCACTGTCCTCCTCGCATTGGCGTCGGGCACGCTGATCGGCTTCGTGCTCGGCCTCGTCGGCGGGGGCGGCTCGATCCTGGCGGTGCCGCTTCTGGTCTACGTGGTCGGCGTCGCGAGCCCGCACGCCGCGATCGGCACCGCGGCGGTCGCGGTCGCGCTCAACGCCGCGGCCGGGCTTGCCGACCATGCACGGGCCGGGACGGTCAAGTGGAACTGGGCCATCGTGTTCGCCGCCGCCGGCGTGCTCGGCGCAGCACTGGGCGCGGAGGCCGGCAAGGCCATCGACGGGGCGGCGCTCCTCGCCGCGTTCGGCGGACTGATGGTGGTGGTCGGCGCGCTGATGCTGCGCGGGCGCAAGGGGGGCGGCGATCCCGACGTGCATCTCGATCGCTCCACCGCGCGCCACCTCCTTCCCCGCCTCGCTGCGGCGGGTCTCGCGGTCGGTCTGCTCGCGGGCTTCTTCGGGATCGGTGGCGGGTTCCTCATCGTGCCGGGCCTCATCGCGGCGACGGCGATGCCCATCGGAATGGCGGTGGGGACCTCGCTGGTCGTGGTCACCGCGCTGGGCGCGACGACTGCCGGCTCCTACGCCTTGTCGGGCTACGTGGACTGGGGCCTCGTCGCGTGGCTGGTGGCGGGCGGGATCGCGGGTTCGGTCCTCGGCCGCCTCGCGGGCAAGCGGCTCGCGGCGCGCAAGAATCTGCTCGAACGCGGGTTCGCCGCGGTCGTCATCGCGGTGGGCGCGTTCGTCGTGGCGACCAGCCTCTGA
- a CDS encoding OsmC family protein, with protein sequence MAIVKSGSAQYDGLGKDGKGHVSTQSGALSDQPYGFQTRFEDKPGTNPEELIAAAHASCFTMALSFALEKAGHTEGTLKTTAKVSLEKEGDGFTVTRSDLTLTGSVEGIDEAKFMDLANEAKANCPISKLLNAEITLDATFEG encoded by the coding sequence ATGGCAATCGTGAAATCGGGCAGCGCACAGTACGACGGGCTGGGCAAGGACGGCAAAGGCCACGTCAGCACCCAGTCGGGCGCGCTGTCGGACCAACCCTACGGCTTCCAGACTCGCTTCGAGGACAAGCCCGGCACCAATCCCGAAGAACTGATCGCGGCCGCGCATGCAAGCTGCTTCACCATGGCCCTGAGCTTCGCGCTCGAGAAGGCGGGGCACACCGAAGGCACGCTGAAGACCACCGCGAAGGTCAGCCTGGAGAAAGAGGGCGACGGGTTCACCGTGACCCGGTCCGACCTGACGCTTACAGGTTCGGTCGAAGGCATCGACGAGGCGAAGTTCATGGACCTGGCCAACGAAGCCAAGGCGAACTGCCCGATCTCGAAGCTGCTGAACGCCGAGATCACCCTCGACGCCACGTTCGAAGGTTAA
- a CDS encoding YqaA family protein: MLRKLYDWTLDKAAHRHAVWWLALISFMEASFFPIPPHPLLGLMCLAEPKKAIRFAVVATAASVLGGLFGYAIGYFLYDTVGQAMLGMLGLTDKFPVAACHLRERDWEVIFLAGATPVPFKLLTITAGFIEMALVPFILASIAGRALIFMTVGILFRVFGAPIKRIIDKYLGLLTTVFAVLVVGGFLALTLLSGGDAAKTDRCSSATAVQEVAQTPGA; the protein is encoded by the coding sequence ATGCTTCGCAAGCTCTACGACTGGACGCTGGACAAGGCCGCACATCGGCACGCAGTCTGGTGGCTCGCGCTGATCAGCTTCATGGAAGCCAGTTTCTTTCCGATCCCGCCCCATCCGCTGCTCGGGCTGATGTGCCTTGCCGAGCCGAAGAAGGCCATCCGCTTCGCCGTGGTCGCGACTGCGGCGTCCGTGCTCGGCGGGCTGTTCGGCTATGCGATCGGATATTTCCTGTACGACACGGTCGGGCAGGCGATGCTCGGGATGCTCGGCCTGACGGACAAGTTTCCGGTTGCCGCCTGCCACCTGCGCGAGCGCGACTGGGAGGTCATCTTCCTCGCAGGCGCGACCCCGGTACCGTTCAAGCTGCTGACGATCACCGCGGGCTTCATCGAAATGGCGCTCGTGCCGTTCATCCTTGCGAGCATCGCCGGCCGGGCCCTGATCTTCATGACGGTGGGCATCCTGTTCCGTGTGTTCGGCGCGCCGATCAAGCGCATTATCGACAAGTACCTCGGACTGCTGACGACCGTCTTCGCGGTCCTCGTGGTCGGGGGCTTCCTGGCTCTTACGCTCCTGTCCGGCGGCGACGCGGCGAAAACCGATCGGTGTTCGTCGGCCACCGCCGTTCAGGAGGTCGCACAGACGCCCGGAGCTTAA
- a CDS encoding IS1595 family transposase, with the protein MSVLSSPHFHDEAKAYEYLEGIVWAGGVVCPHCGVTGGRVYDLSGVRTKPSKKNPNGKVRHGLKKCGECRKQFTVKVGTVFEHARLPLTKMLQAVHLIVSSKKGISAHQLARVLEVQYKSAWFLAHRIREAMRSGDLAAPFGSNGGAVEVDETYIGFKAGRALQKGTGHKRAVLALVDRDSGQSRWFHIDNARAGDIHPIVSANISREARLMTDEATMYRKIGREFAEHGTTMHGAFNYVSKTDRTIHTNTVEGAFSIFKRGMRGVYQHCGEHHLHRYLAEFEFRYNTRTANGFDDRARAGEAMKGIVGKRLTYS; encoded by the coding sequence GTGTCGGTTCTTTCTTCCCCCCACTTCCACGACGAAGCCAAGGCTTACGAGTATCTTGAGGGCATCGTGTGGGCCGGTGGGGTTGTGTGCCCGCATTGCGGCGTGACCGGCGGCCGCGTGTACGATCTTTCGGGCGTTCGCACGAAGCCGAGCAAGAAGAACCCGAACGGCAAGGTCCGCCACGGTCTCAAGAAGTGTGGCGAGTGCCGCAAGCAGTTCACCGTCAAGGTCGGCACCGTGTTCGAACACGCCCGCCTTCCCCTGACCAAGATGCTCCAGGCGGTGCACCTTATCGTGTCGAGCAAGAAGGGCATCAGCGCCCACCAGCTCGCCCGCGTCCTAGAGGTCCAGTACAAGAGCGCTTGGTTCCTCGCCCACCGTATCCGCGAGGCCATGCGCTCTGGCGATCTTGCCGCTCCCTTCGGTTCGAACGGCGGCGCTGTCGAAGTTGACGAGACCTACATCGGCTTCAAGGCCGGTCGCGCTCTCCAGAAGGGCACCGGCCACAAGCGCGCTGTCCTCGCCCTTGTTGACCGTGACAGCGGCCAGAGCCGTTGGTTCCATATCGACAACGCCCGCGCTGGCGACATTCACCCCATCGTGTCGGCCAACATCAGCCGCGAAGCCCGTCTCATGACCGACGAAGCAACCATGTACCGCAAGATCGGCCGCGAGTTTGCCGAGCATGGCACCACGATGCACGGCGCGTTCAACTATGTGAGCAAGACCGATCGCACCATCCACACGAATACCGTCGAAGGCGCGTTTTCGATCTTCAAGCGCGGTATGCGCGGCGTGTATCAGCATTGCGGCGAACACCACCTGCACCGCTACCTTGCCGAGTTTGAGTTCCGCTACAACACGCGCACCGCGAATGGCTTTGACGACCGTGCCCGCGCTGGCGAGGCGATGAAGGGCATTGTCGGCAAACGTCTCACTTACTCCTGA
- a CDS encoding Panacea domain-containing protein, producing MDESRAPRLTYKVHLPGGQSRLREAALYVMQKCKGAEFFGLTKLNKILWKADFTAFASRRVPVTGRQYQRLQQGPAPVEMLPVLNDLERDGYIKIARRLQGHLEEKRPVALVEPALRFFSADDLSYLDAAIEQYWSYSGRGVSADSHGVAWETRENGDPMPYELSLLSDEKLSAADSLVFLDIGRKRGWRTQ from the coding sequence ATGGACGAGAGCCGCGCGCCCAGACTAACCTACAAGGTTCATTTACCCGGCGGTCAATCGCGCCTTCGGGAAGCGGCCCTGTATGTCATGCAAAAGTGCAAGGGCGCAGAGTTTTTCGGCCTTACCAAACTGAACAAGATACTCTGGAAAGCGGACTTCACTGCTTTCGCCTCAAGGCGCGTGCCGGTCACTGGCCGGCAATACCAGCGCCTCCAGCAGGGCCCTGCTCCAGTTGAGATGCTGCCGGTTCTCAATGACCTTGAGCGGGACGGCTATATCAAAATTGCAAGGCGCTTGCAGGGCCATCTAGAGGAAAAACGTCCAGTGGCGTTGGTTGAGCCTGCGCTACGGTTTTTCAGCGCCGATGATCTTTCTTACCTCGATGCTGCGATCGAGCAATATTGGTCTTATTCGGGACGCGGCGTCAGCGCGGATTCTCATGGAGTGGCATGGGAAACGCGCGAAAACGGCGATCCGATGCCCTACGAACTATCACTTTTGTCGGATGAAAAATTGAGTGCCGCCGATAGCCTCGTATTTCTAGATATTGGGAGGAAGCGCGGTTGGCGCACTCAATAG
- a CDS encoding DNA-packaging protein has translation MKARRAPSRGAWFRRSDAEGAELRRILARELSPHEIDALGTWHWEVWGRDEQLAPEGDWRVWLICAGRGFGKTRAGAEWVRGVARADPDARIALVGASLPEARSVMVEGESGILAAAPGALPPDFEPSLRRLTWPNGAQAFLYSAAEPEALRGPQHSHAWCDEIAKWENAGNRAMNAWDNLQLGMRLGDHPRVLATSTPRNVPLMARLLREAEGRGVILARGRTLDNAGALPASYYESMLDQFGNIALGRQELDGEMLDEVEGALWNRTLLDRCREGFPAALRVRTVVGVDPPAGGGGDACGIVVAALLDDGTAVVLADASVEKASPERWARAVAGAAEAWDADRVIAEANQGGSMVKSVLRAADAVLPVTLVHASKGKAARAEPVAALYEAGKVRHTGLFGKLEDEMCGLMAAGRYEGPGRSPDRADALVWALTELMLGKKAGPRVSAL, from the coding sequence ATGAAGGCTAGGCGCGCACCCAGCCGGGGCGCCTGGTTCCGCCGCTCCGACGCCGAAGGGGCCGAACTGCGCCGCATTCTGGCGCGCGAGTTGAGCCCGCACGAAATCGACGCGCTCGGCACGTGGCACTGGGAGGTGTGGGGCCGCGACGAACAGCTCGCGCCCGAAGGCGACTGGCGGGTCTGGCTGATCTGCGCCGGCCGCGGGTTCGGCAAGACCCGTGCGGGCGCCGAATGGGTGCGCGGCGTGGCGCGGGCCGACCCCGATGCGCGGATCGCACTCGTCGGGGCGAGCCTGCCCGAAGCGCGCAGCGTGATGGTGGAAGGCGAAAGCGGCATCCTCGCGGCCGCGCCCGGTGCGCTTCCGCCCGATTTCGAACCGTCGCTGCGGCGGCTGACCTGGCCCAACGGCGCGCAGGCGTTCCTCTATTCGGCCGCCGAGCCCGAGGCCCTGCGCGGACCGCAGCACAGCCATGCCTGGTGCGACGAGATCGCCAAGTGGGAGAACGCCGGCAACCGCGCGATGAATGCGTGGGACAACCTGCAGCTGGGCATGCGCCTTGGCGATCATCCGCGCGTGCTCGCCACCAGCACCCCGCGCAACGTGCCGCTGATGGCGCGGCTCCTGCGGGAAGCCGAGGGCCGCGGTGTGATCCTGGCGCGGGGCCGCACCCTCGACAACGCCGGTGCATTGCCCGCCAGCTACTACGAATCGATGCTCGACCAGTTCGGCAACATCGCATTGGGGCGGCAGGAACTCGACGGCGAGATGCTCGACGAGGTCGAGGGCGCGCTGTGGAACCGCACGCTGCTCGACCGCTGCCGCGAGGGCTTTCCCGCCGCGCTGCGGGTACGCACCGTCGTCGGCGTCGACCCGCCGGCCGGGGGAGGCGGCGATGCCTGCGGTATCGTGGTCGCCGCGCTGCTCGACGACGGCACCGCCGTGGTGCTGGCCGATGCGAGCGTCGAAAAGGCGAGCCCCGAACGCTGGGCCCGCGCCGTCGCCGGGGCGGCCGAGGCATGGGACGCCGATCGCGTGATCGCCGAGGCGAACCAGGGCGGCAGCATGGTCAAGAGCGTGCTGCGCGCCGCCGACGCGGTGCTGCCGGTGACACTGGTGCACGCAAGCAAGGGCAAGGCCGCCCGCGCCGAGCCGGTCGCCGCGCTCTACGAAGCGGGCAAGGTCCGCCACACGGGGCTGTTCGGCAAGCTGGAAGACGAGATGTGCGGGCTGATGGCCGCAGGCCGCTACGAAGGCCCCGGCCGCTCCCCCGACCGCGCCGACGCGCTGGTCTGGGCGTTGACCGAACTGATGCTCGGCAAGAAGGCGGGACCGCGGGTTTCGGCCCTCTAG
- a CDS encoding phage portal protein, with translation MSFLDSLASAFKGGGEPARVPISRGFVSPWAGLGATAFEGGPPPFEYARSVRAAFLDNPVAQRSVRLVAEGVGSAPLLPCDPALAALVEATSAGQSLLETLSCQLVLHGNAFVQVMKDAAGRPVELFALRPERISVVAGPDGWPVAFVYKLADRSLTIPLEDEDGWPNLVHIKGFHPADDHYGAGCLAAAEQAVAIHNAASAWNRALLENAARPSGALVFDPGDGAVLSPDQFDRLKAELAGAYAGAGNAGRPMLLEGGLKWQSMAMTPADMDFAALKAAAARDIALAFGVPPMLLGLPGDATYANYREANRALWRLTLLPLAGKILGAISEGLSPWFARESGGARLAVDLDRIPALAEDREKLWAQVSAAEFLSVAEKRRILNIGDER, from the coding sequence ATGTCGTTTCTCGACAGTCTTGCCTCCGCCTTCAAGGGCGGGGGCGAGCCCGCTCGCGTGCCGATCAGCCGCGGCTTCGTCTCTCCGTGGGCCGGCCTGGGTGCGACCGCGTTCGAAGGCGGGCCGCCGCCGTTCGAATACGCCCGGTCGGTGCGCGCCGCGTTTCTCGACAATCCGGTGGCGCAGCGGAGCGTGCGGCTGGTGGCCGAGGGGGTCGGTTCGGCGCCCCTGCTGCCGTGCGACCCCGCGCTCGCCGCGCTGGTCGAGGCGACGAGCGCCGGGCAATCGCTGCTCGAGACGCTTAGCTGCCAGCTCGTGCTGCACGGCAACGCCTTCGTCCAGGTGATGAAGGACGCGGCGGGCCGCCCGGTGGAGCTGTTCGCGCTGCGGCCCGAGCGGATCAGCGTGGTGGCCGGGCCCGACGGGTGGCCGGTCGCCTTCGTCTACAAGCTCGCCGATCGCAGCCTGACGATCCCGCTGGAGGACGAGGACGGCTGGCCCAACCTCGTCCACATCAAGGGCTTTCATCCGGCCGACGACCATTACGGAGCGGGCTGCCTCGCCGCGGCGGAACAGGCCGTGGCGATCCACAACGCGGCCAGCGCATGGAACCGCGCGCTTCTGGAGAACGCGGCGCGGCCATCGGGCGCGCTGGTGTTCGACCCCGGCGACGGGGCGGTCCTGAGCCCCGACCAGTTCGACCGGCTGAAGGCCGAACTCGCCGGAGCCTACGCCGGGGCGGGCAATGCCGGGCGCCCGATGCTGCTGGAAGGCGGCCTGAAGTGGCAGTCGATGGCGATGACCCCAGCGGACATGGACTTCGCCGCGCTGAAGGCAGCCGCCGCGCGCGACATCGCGCTCGCCTTCGGGGTGCCGCCAATGCTGCTCGGGCTGCCGGGCGACGCGACGTACGCCAACTACCGCGAAGCGAACCGCGCGCTGTGGCGGCTCACGCTGCTGCCGCTGGCGGGCAAGATTCTGGGTGCGATTTCGGAAGGGCTCTCGCCGTGGTTCGCGCGCGAAAGCGGAGGCGCCCGGCTGGCCGTCGACCTCGACCGTATCCCCGCCCTCGCGGAAGATCGCGAGAAACTGTGGGCGCAGGTTTCGGCGGCCGAATTCCTCTCGGTCGCGGAGAAGCGCCGCATCCTCAACATCGGAGACGAACGATGA
- a CDS encoding DUF6127 family protein: MTPQSAMREDMLARLIAQAASEGSDLVTLRAIVEESSEVAAMRVLDRLGLADARAQDDIDELRELLKAWRDAKASAWKAAVEWVTRGFLALLLVGIAMRLGVPELLK, translated from the coding sequence ATGACGCCCCAGTCGGCCATGAGGGAAGACATGCTCGCGCGGCTGATCGCGCAGGCGGCAAGCGAGGGAAGCGACCTCGTGACCCTGCGCGCGATCGTCGAGGAATCGAGCGAGGTGGCCGCGATGCGCGTGCTCGACCGCCTGGGCCTCGCCGATGCGCGCGCGCAGGACGACATCGACGAACTGCGCGAGCTTTTGAAAGCATGGCGCGACGCCAAGGCGAGCGCATGGAAGGCGGCAGTCGAGTGGGTGACGCGCGGATTCCTGGCGCTGCTGCTGGTCGGGATCGCGATGCGCCTCGGCGTGCCGGAACTGTTGAAATGA